One genomic region from Dehalobacter restrictus DSM 9455 encodes:
- a CDS encoding sigma-70 family RNA polymerase sigma factor, with amino-acid sequence MPVNIPDLEKMMDQYGDDILRLCWLYLKDIHLAEDALQDTFIKAYRKYGTYNRQASERTWLISIAMNVCKNYLRTSWFKRVITVDKIDEHLMKNCNNNILVLERDNGEILEQIMNLSPKHKEVIFLYYYQQFKINEIAEILKMKESTVAVRLSRAREKLKQSMERWSYHGQVRQSE; translated from the coding sequence GTGCCTGTAAATATACCAGATTTAGAAAAAATGATGGATCAATATGGTGATGACATTCTTCGTCTCTGCTGGTTATATCTAAAAGACATTCACCTGGCAGAGGATGCCCTACAGGATACTTTTATCAAAGCATACAGAAAATATGGGACTTATAATAGACAAGCAAGTGAAAGAACTTGGCTCATTAGTATCGCCATGAATGTATGTAAAAATTATCTGCGGACTTCATGGTTTAAAAGAGTCATCACGGTTGACAAAATCGACGAGCATTTAATGAAGAATTGTAATAACAATATTTTAGTCTTGGAAAGAGACAACGGCGAAATTCTGGAACAAATCATGAACTTAAGTCCAAAGCATAAAGAAGTTATTTTTCTGTATTATTATCAGCAATTTAAGATTAATGAGATTGCTGAAATTCTTAAAATGAAAGAATCTACAGTTGCCGTGAGACTAAGCAGGGCCAGAGAAAAATTGAAACAAAGTATGGAAAGGTGGTCTTATCATGGACAAGTTCGACAATCTGAATGA
- a CDS encoding ABC-F family ATP-binding cassette domain-containing protein: protein MISTTGISLRYGGRALFENVNIKFIPGNCYGLIGANGSGKSTFLKILSGEIEANKGDVSIDPGERIAVLKQNHFEFDEVEVLKTVMMGHKRLCEVMDEKEVLYAKPDFSEEDGMKIAELEAEFAEMNGWEAESEAATLLNGLGIGEEYHDKKMKELDGNEKIRVLLAQALFGSPDILLLDEPTNHLDIASITWLENFLYNFENTVIVVSHDRHFLNKVCTHIADIDFGKIQLYVGNYDFWYESSQLALKQMRDANEKTEAKKKELQEFIQRFSANASKSKQATSRKKLLEKLTLEDIRPSSRKYPFVDFKPDREAGNDLLAVNGISKEVEGEKILNNVSFIVSKGDKIAFVGPNGLPKTTLFKILIGETTADSGDFKWGVTTSQSYFPKDNAAYFDNVHLSLVDWLRQYSGDQTETFVRGWLGRMLFSGEEALKEAAVLSGGEKVRCMLAKMMLSGANVLLFDEPTNHLDLESITALNDGLINYKGTILFVSHDHQFVQTVANRIIEITPNGIIDKQITYDEYLESEDIQALRKKMYEM, encoded by the coding sequence ATGATCAGTACGACTGGAATATCTCTTCGTTACGGCGGACGTGCTTTATTTGAAAACGTCAATATTAAATTCATCCCCGGGAACTGTTACGGTCTCATCGGTGCGAACGGCTCCGGCAAATCGACCTTTTTAAAAATTCTCTCCGGTGAGATAGAAGCCAATAAAGGAGATGTCTCGATTGACCCCGGTGAAAGAATCGCTGTCTTAAAGCAGAACCACTTTGAATTTGACGAAGTTGAGGTCTTAAAAACCGTCATGATGGGCCACAAAAGGCTCTGTGAGGTTATGGATGAAAAAGAAGTTCTCTATGCCAAACCCGATTTTTCCGAAGAAGACGGCATGAAGATCGCCGAGCTGGAAGCGGAATTTGCAGAAATGAACGGTTGGGAAGCCGAATCCGAAGCGGCAACCCTCTTAAACGGACTCGGTATTGGCGAAGAGTACCACGATAAAAAGATGAAGGAACTCGACGGCAATGAAAAGATCCGGGTCCTTTTGGCCCAGGCCCTATTTGGAAGTCCAGATATCCTGTTGCTGGACGAACCCACAAACCACCTCGACATTGCCTCCATTACCTGGCTCGAAAACTTTCTGTATAACTTTGAGAACACCGTCATCGTCGTTTCTCACGACAGACACTTTTTAAATAAAGTCTGCACGCATATTGCCGATATCGACTTCGGCAAAATTCAGCTTTATGTTGGTAACTATGATTTCTGGTACGAATCAAGCCAGCTGGCGTTGAAGCAGATGAGAGACGCTAATGAAAAGACGGAAGCCAAGAAAAAAGAATTGCAGGAGTTTATCCAGCGGTTCAGTGCCAATGCTTCCAAGTCCAAACAGGCCACATCCCGTAAAAAGCTTCTGGAAAAACTGACTCTGGAGGATATCCGACCGTCATCCCGCAAATATCCGTTTGTTGATTTTAAACCGGACAGGGAAGCAGGGAATGACTTGCTGGCCGTGAACGGAATCAGCAAAGAAGTAGAAGGGGAAAAGATCCTGAATAACGTCTCATTTATTGTCAGCAAAGGCGATAAGATTGCGTTTGTAGGTCCTAACGGTCTACCCAAGACAACCTTGTTCAAAATATTAATCGGGGAAACAACTGCCGACAGCGGAGACTTCAAATGGGGCGTCACCACATCCCAGTCCTATTTCCCGAAAGATAACGCGGCCTATTTTGACAATGTTCATCTGAGCCTTGTCGACTGGCTCAGACAATATTCCGGTGACCAGACCGAAACCTTTGTCAGAGGCTGGCTTGGCAGAATGCTTTTCTCCGGCGAAGAAGCGCTGAAGGAAGCAGCAGTGCTTTCCGGAGGCGAAAAGGTCCGCTGCATGCTGGCGAAGATGATGCTCTCCGGCGCCAATGTGCTGTTGTTTGACGAACCGACCAATCACCTCGACCTGGAATCGATCACTGCCTTGAACGACGGGCTGATCAATTATAAGGGGACGATTCTGTTTGTGTCACATGACCACCAGTTTGTTCAGACCGTGGCCAACCGGATCATTGAAATCACGCCGAACGGGATCATCGACAAGCAGATTACGTACGACGAATATCTGGAAAGTGAAGATATCCAGGCGCTGCGCAAAAAGATGTACGAGATGTAG
- a CDS encoding ABC-F family ATP-binding cassette domain-containing protein: MILLSAEKITKSYSEKKLLKDMSLFINEGDKIGVIGTNGTGKSTFLKIIAEIETPDAGTVTMASGVRISYLPQNPIFGEHLTVLEQVFLGASSEDQDLMEYEAKSILTRLGITDFSMDVSFLSGGEKKRVAIARALVKPSEILILDEPTNHLDNEMVLWLENYLRKYSGAIVMITHDRYFLDRVTNRMIEISRGNLYSYPANYTKYLELKAQREEMEISTERKTSSLYKTELEWISRGARARGTKSKERIERFKQLSERERPTAGEKLNLSSVASRLGKKTIEMNHIAKSYTGKMLIRDFDHIILRDARIGIVGKNGCGKSTLLKMIMGLVEPDSGTIVTGETVRIGYFSQESEEMDPSQRVIAYIRGIAENIETVDGTVTATQMLERFLFPADLQWNTIAKLSGGERRRLYLLSVLMKAPNILLLDEPSNDLDIETLTILEDYLENFNGAVVVVSHDRYFLDKVVDRIFEFQEDGTLRQYVGGYSDYQEQITDKGREEKDSSKRNSPSSGSSTSNTIITSSNIGISDQFNCSDPQGETAEPRKKLKFTYKEEQEYRKIEEEIAQLEANLRTLDETISRETSNYAKLQELLSEKEALECAIAGKMERWIYLNDLAEKIAAAKL, translated from the coding sequence TTGATTCTATTATCGGCAGAAAAGATTACGAAAAGTTATAGTGAGAAAAAACTCTTAAAAGATATGTCTCTATTCATAAATGAGGGAGATAAAATCGGTGTGATCGGGACTAATGGCACCGGGAAATCAACTTTTTTAAAGATCATCGCCGAGATTGAAACGCCGGATGCCGGTACGGTGACGATGGCTTCCGGCGTCAGGATCAGTTATCTTCCGCAAAACCCCATATTCGGTGAACATCTGACGGTTTTGGAACAGGTGTTTCTGGGAGCCTCATCCGAAGACCAGGACTTGATGGAATATGAAGCAAAGTCGATTTTAACCAGGCTGGGCATTACGGATTTTTCAATGGATGTCAGCTTTTTGTCTGGCGGAGAAAAGAAACGCGTTGCGATTGCGCGTGCTCTGGTCAAACCGAGCGAAATTTTGATTCTGGATGAACCGACCAACCATTTGGACAATGAGATGGTCCTCTGGCTGGAAAATTATCTGCGCAAATACAGCGGAGCGATTGTTATGATCACGCACGACCGCTATTTCCTCGATCGGGTGACCAACCGGATGATTGAGATCAGCCGGGGAAACCTCTATAGCTATCCGGCGAATTATACCAAGTATTTGGAGCTGAAAGCTCAGCGCGAAGAAATGGAAATCAGCACGGAAAGAAAAACCAGCAGCCTCTACAAAACGGAGCTGGAGTGGATCAGCCGCGGCGCCAGAGCCAGAGGGACGAAAAGCAAAGAACGGATTGAACGATTTAAGCAATTAAGTGAGAGAGAAAGACCAACAGCCGGGGAGAAGCTGAACCTCAGCTCGGTGGCATCACGCCTTGGTAAAAAGACCATTGAAATGAACCATATCGCAAAATCCTATACCGGAAAAATGCTGATCCGGGATTTTGACCATATCATTCTGCGTGACGCCAGAATCGGCATTGTTGGCAAAAACGGCTGCGGCAAATCGACGCTGTTAAAAATGATCATGGGCCTGGTTGAGCCGGACAGCGGGACGATCGTTACAGGGGAAACCGTCAGGATCGGTTATTTTTCACAGGAAAGCGAAGAGATGGACCCCTCTCAGCGTGTCATCGCCTATATTCGGGGTATTGCCGAAAACATTGAGACGGTGGACGGAACAGTGACAGCCACGCAAATGCTGGAACGCTTCCTGTTTCCAGCTGATTTACAGTGGAATACCATTGCCAAGCTTTCCGGCGGCGAACGCAGACGACTTTATCTGCTCAGCGTGCTGATGAAAGCCCCGAACATCCTACTGCTGGACGAGCCTTCCAATGATCTGGATATAGAGACGCTGACCATTTTGGAAGATTACCTGGAGAACTTCAACGGTGCTGTGGTCGTCGTCTCCCATGACCGTTATTTCCTGGATAAAGTCGTAGACCGGATCTTTGAATTCCAGGAAGACGGGACACTGCGGCAATATGTCGGCGGTTATTCCGATTATCAGGAACAAATTACGGATAAGGGCAGAGAAGAAAAAGATAGTTCTAAAAGAAACAGTCCTTCAAGTGGTTCAAGTACTTCAAATACTATAATCACTTCAAGCAACATAGGCATTTCAGACCAATTTAATTGTAGTGATCCCCAGGGTGAAACCGCCGAACCCAGGAAAAAATTGAAGTTTACCTACAAGGAAGAACAGGAATACAGAAAGATCGAAGAAGAGATTGCACAGCTCGAAGCAAACTTGCGTACACTGGATGAAACCATTTCGCGGGAGACCAGTAACTATGCCAAATTGCAGGAATTACTTTCCGAGAAAGAAGCGTTGGAATGTGCCATTGCCGGCAAGATGGAACGCTGGATCTATCTGAACGACCTTGCTGAAAAAATTGCTGCTGCAAAATTATAA
- a CDS encoding PadR family transcriptional regulator — translation MMSMMMSINYAILGILSTQSLTGYDLKKIIQDSSFMYWSGNNNQIYKALVELLNLGFVTNEIQMQESSPAKKIYTITAEGIVELKKWVLSTPEIAEIKKTFLIQLAWSDLLNDEELKNLLLAYEEQIKMQIILEKEKSRRGRFSPARSRRELTMWGMIQENIISSYESELSWLETVRNKLGSDFQQ, via the coding sequence ATGATGTCCATGATGATGTCCATTAATTATGCGATTCTGGGAATTCTCAGTACGCAGTCTCTGACGGGGTATGATCTGAAAAAAATTATTCAGGATTCATCGTTTATGTATTGGTCCGGCAATAACAATCAGATCTATAAAGCCTTGGTTGAACTACTGAACCTGGGTTTTGTGACCAATGAAATCCAGATGCAGGAAAGTTCACCTGCCAAAAAAATCTATACGATCACGGCAGAGGGGATCGTAGAATTGAAAAAATGGGTGCTTTCAACGCCGGAAATCGCGGAAATCAAAAAAACATTTCTGATACAGCTTGCCTGGTCGGATCTCCTGAATGATGAGGAATTGAAAAATTTGTTGTTGGCATATGAAGAGCAAATAAAAATGCAGATCATCCTGGAAAAAGAGAAAAGCCGCAGAGGCAGGTTTTCACCAGCCAGAAGCAGAAGGGAACTTACTATGTGGGGGATGATTCAAGAGAATATCATTTCATCCTATGAAAGTGAACTGAGCTGGCTGGAAACGGTCCGGAATAAGCTCGGCAGCGATTTCCAGCAATGA
- a CDS encoding DMT family transporter — translation MQKQKFAVFQALLAAALFGISTPLSKLLLSHLSPIMMAALLYLGAGSGMLVLRLIIKVNKPLSKEAGIARKDLPFTIGMVLLDMSAPILLLVGLTTTAAANVSLLSNFEIAATAFLALWLFKETIGPRLWTAIILITASSILLSLKDLQGLSFSAGSIFVLLACLCWGLENNFTKMLSLKDPMQIVVIKGLGSGAGSLLIAFVTKQMTADYSYILFTLILGFFAYGLSILFYVRAQRDLGAARTSAYYAVAPFIGVGLSFIVAKEPITSNFIIAAILMIFGAYYAAREKHDHQHRHEALCHDHRHHHGDGHHSHVHADFTTGEHSHPHEHETIQHAHHHAPDMHHKH, via the coding sequence ATGCAGAAACAAAAGTTTGCAGTATTCCAGGCACTCCTGGCAGCCGCACTTTTCGGGATAAGCACGCCATTGTCCAAATTGCTATTGTCCCATTTATCACCGATCATGATGGCTGCGCTTCTCTATCTGGGTGCAGGGAGCGGCATGTTGGTGCTGCGATTGATAATTAAAGTAAATAAGCCGTTATCTAAAGAAGCAGGTATTGCCAGGAAGGATCTGCCCTTTACAATTGGAATGGTTCTTTTGGATATGAGTGCGCCTATCCTGCTCCTGGTCGGATTGACTACGACTGCGGCTGCTAATGTATCTCTATTGAGCAATTTTGAAATCGCGGCGACGGCATTTCTTGCCTTGTGGCTCTTTAAGGAGACAATCGGGCCAAGGCTCTGGACGGCAATCATTCTCATTACTGCTTCCAGCATACTCTTATCACTAAAAGATCTTCAAGGACTGTCATTCTCCGCAGGCTCAATATTTGTATTACTGGCCTGTCTCTGCTGGGGATTAGAGAATAATTTTACGAAAATGCTTTCGCTGAAAGATCCTATGCAGATTGTCGTCATTAAAGGATTGGGATCTGGAGCTGGCTCCTTGCTTATTGCCTTTGTCACCAAACAAATGACAGCCGATTACAGCTATATTCTTTTTACGCTGATACTGGGATTCTTTGCTTATGGCCTCAGTATCCTTTTCTATGTCAGAGCCCAGAGAGACCTCGGGGCGGCTAGAACAAGCGCCTATTATGCTGTTGCACCGTTTATTGGCGTTGGCTTATCTTTTATTGTCGCCAAAGAACCCATAACAAGTAATTTTATCATTGCAGCCATTCTAATGATATTCGGGGCCTATTATGCGGCTAGGGAGAAACATGACCATCAACATCGTCATGAAGCGTTGTGTCATGACCATCGCCATCATCATGGTGACGGCCATCATAGCCATGTTCACGCTGATTTTACGACAGGGGAGCACAGTCATCCGCACGAACATGAAACCATACAACATGCGCATCATCATGCACCGGATATGCATCACAAGCATTAG
- a CDS encoding carbon-nitrogen hydrolase family protein, with protein sequence MSIVRAAALQLQVSPDKMENFNRLQQHLDSLAKGNVDLVIFPEMFNCPYQTSLFPDYAEEEGGACWQKLSSLAAQYKMYLVAGSMPERDPENKIYNTSYVFDRQGRQIGKHRKVHLFDIEIEGGQQFRESDTLSPGNKATVFDTEFGTIGVCICYDLRFPELARLMVDQGAKIIIVPGAFNMTTGPAHWEILFRTRSVDNQVFTVGAAPARDPEARYTSWGHTIMVGPWGNVLQQMDEREGFIMQDLDLAEVTKVRRELPLLAQRRSDLY encoded by the coding sequence TTGTCTATTGTTCGAGCTGCAGCGCTTCAGTTACAAGTATCTCCAGACAAAATGGAGAACTTCAACCGTCTCCAACAACATTTGGACAGCCTGGCTAAAGGGAATGTCGATCTGGTCATTTTTCCGGAAATGTTTAACTGTCCGTATCAGACGTCTTTATTTCCTGATTATGCAGAGGAAGAGGGCGGGGCATGCTGGCAGAAGCTTTCATCTCTGGCGGCACAGTATAAAATGTACCTCGTTGCAGGTTCGATGCCGGAAAGAGATCCGGAGAACAAGATATATAATACATCGTACGTGTTTGACCGCCAAGGCCGGCAAATAGGCAAACACCGCAAAGTTCACCTCTTTGATATCGAGATTGAGGGCGGACAGCAATTTCGGGAATCGGATACCTTAAGCCCTGGAAACAAGGCCACTGTATTTGACACGGAATTCGGAACGATTGGAGTCTGTATTTGCTATGACTTACGCTTTCCGGAACTGGCGAGGCTTATGGTTGATCAGGGTGCGAAGATCATTATTGTGCCGGGAGCCTTTAATATGACGACCGGTCCGGCCCACTGGGAGATCCTTTTCCGTACCCGGTCAGTGGATAATCAGGTTTTTACGGTGGGCGCTGCTCCAGCCCGTGATCCGGAAGCCAGATATACGTCCTGGGGGCACACGATCATGGTCGGACCATGGGGGAATGTCTTGCAGCAAATGGATGAACGGGAAGGTTTTATTATGCAGGATCTGGACCTGGCTGAAGTTACAAAAGTACGCCGTGAATTGCCGCTTCTTGCCCAGAGAAGGTCGGACCTGTATTAA
- the nuoB gene encoding NADH-quinone oxidoreductase subunit NuoB: MFKTLKKIIQYPRLTQEYPKVPASGGPFLGQTEINPEKCNFCGECVLRCPSQAIVMAKEAGIIGINYDACIFCVLCEEVCPTGAVTTTNQFELAEKDKAMLHVDKTVAVKNQTLIIDENNLPDTSYKAVCMDLEAKIKKMFGRSLQIREVDSGSCNGCDYEINALNNPVNDIERLGISFVASPRHADMLLVTGTATRNMQLALVKTYHAAPDPKLVVAVGACACSGGIFKDSYATSNGIDSLVPVDVYIPGCPPRPQAIIYGILKALDRMK; the protein is encoded by the coding sequence ATGTTTAAGACGCTAAAAAAGATCATTCAATATCCAAGGCTTACCCAGGAATATCCCAAAGTACCCGCCAGTGGAGGTCCGTTCCTGGGGCAGACCGAAATCAATCCTGAAAAGTGCAATTTTTGCGGGGAATGTGTCCTGCGCTGTCCATCTCAGGCAATCGTGATGGCTAAGGAAGCAGGAATCATTGGGATTAACTATGACGCGTGCATCTTCTGTGTGCTGTGTGAAGAAGTCTGTCCGACAGGCGCAGTAACGACCACCAATCAATTTGAGCTGGCTGAAAAGGATAAAGCAATGCTCCACGTGGATAAAACAGTGGCTGTCAAAAATCAAACGCTGATTATTGATGAAAACAACCTGCCTGACACCTCCTACAAAGCGGTCTGCATGGACCTGGAAGCAAAGATTAAAAAAATGTTCGGCCGGAGCCTGCAGATCAGAGAGGTGGATTCTGGCTCCTGCAACGGCTGTGATTATGAAATAAATGCGCTGAACAATCCTGTCAACGATATTGAAAGGCTCGGGATCAGTTTTGTGGCGTCGCCAAGACATGCCGATATGCTTTTGGTGACTGGCACCGCGACGAGAAATATGCAGCTGGCGCTGGTGAAGACGTATCATGCAGCACCTGATCCAAAACTGGTCGTAGCAGTAGGTGCCTGCGCCTGCAGCGGCGGCATTTTCAAGGATTCCTATGCCACCAGCAACGGCATAGATTCACTTGTACCGGTGGATGTCTATATCCCTGGCTGCCCACCGAGGCCTCAGGCCATCATTTACGGCATCTTGAAAGCGCTGGACCGGATGAAGTAA
- a CDS encoding NADH-quinone oxidoreductase subunit C, which yields MNYLSREFENVVLVNEILLKIEVEMMKASELKQIIAEKFFVAELADIGGRNRKGREHELYLKIASESIPGICAYLNKELGYPLVLMFANDEQSQNSCFGVYYVFADRQDTLLPVIKTLVSPDKMEIPSISHVIQAAATYEREIKDLFGIIPIGHPDAKRLVFHSNWPNGVYPLHKAFPAGYRPQRAAEEISFRKVEGEGVYEIPVGPVHAGIIEPGHFRFSVAGEPIINLEAQLYFVHKGIEKLAEQQSIEKCLYISERISGDETFANSLAYCQAIEKIAGIEAPIRAAYTRVIFAELERLTSHLGDLGGVCLDAAYGFATFQFRMIRGWAYALADELCGMRFLRSVNKPGGIRKDFVAGKETSLIGQLNKIRRELEETVEIIKANSLFIDRIENTGILTLEIAADLNAVGPGGRASGLRYDVRKSFPYAAYPQLNFNIPKHYNGDINCRLNTKIEECFESINLMIQAINQMPSGKVLELVEAVEPYRFAFGLTEAPRGENIHWLMTGENNTVYRYKIRTPSFCNWPALCHAVKGNIVPDFPLINKSFNLSYAGNDL from the coding sequence ATGAATTATTTGAGCAGGGAATTTGAGAACGTTGTACTAGTCAATGAAATATTGCTGAAAATAGAGGTAGAGATGATGAAGGCATCTGAATTAAAACAAATAATCGCAGAAAAGTTCTTCGTTGCAGAGTTGGCCGATATTGGCGGGAGAAACAGGAAGGGCCGGGAGCATGAGCTTTACCTAAAAATAGCTTCGGAAAGTATTCCTGGAATATGCGCTTACTTAAATAAAGAACTGGGTTATCCGCTCGTTCTGATGTTTGCCAATGATGAGCAAAGCCAGAATTCTTGCTTCGGCGTTTATTACGTTTTTGCGGACAGACAGGATACGTTGCTTCCGGTGATAAAAACGTTGGTCAGTCCTGACAAAATGGAAATACCGTCAATCAGTCATGTCATCCAGGCTGCGGCAACGTATGAGCGTGAAATTAAGGATCTATTCGGAATCATCCCAATAGGCCATCCGGATGCCAAAAGACTGGTTTTTCATAGCAACTGGCCGAACGGGGTTTATCCACTGCACAAAGCTTTTCCAGCAGGGTACAGACCACAGCGGGCTGCAGAAGAAATCAGCTTTCGCAAAGTTGAAGGGGAAGGGGTCTATGAAATTCCGGTCGGACCTGTCCATGCCGGAATCATTGAACCGGGCCATTTCCGTTTCAGTGTGGCCGGAGAACCGATCATTAATCTTGAAGCGCAATTGTACTTTGTCCATAAAGGAATAGAGAAACTGGCCGAACAGCAAAGCATTGAGAAATGCCTGTATATTTCAGAACGGATTTCCGGAGATGAGACCTTTGCAAATTCCCTGGCGTACTGTCAAGCCATCGAAAAAATTGCCGGAATCGAGGCTCCGATCAGGGCAGCCTACACCCGGGTCATTTTTGCCGAGCTGGAGAGACTGACCAGCCATTTGGGCGATCTCGGCGGTGTTTGTCTTGACGCTGCTTATGGGTTTGCAACGTTCCAGTTTCGGATGATCAGAGGCTGGGCCTACGCCTTAGCTGATGAACTGTGCGGCATGCGTTTCCTGCGAAGTGTCAATAAGCCGGGCGGGATTAGAAAAGACTTTGTGGCAGGAAAGGAAACCAGTCTGATTGGCCAGCTGAATAAAATCCGCCGCGAGCTTGAGGAAACTGTCGAGATTATCAAAGCCAACAGCTTGTTTATTGACAGGATTGAAAATACCGGTATCCTTACGCTGGAAATTGCGGCCGATCTAAACGCGGTCGGCCCAGGTGGCCGGGCTTCAGGACTGCGCTATGATGTCCGGAAATCTTTCCCGTACGCAGCTTATCCGCAGCTCAATTTTAATATCCCGAAACATTACAACGGCGATATCAACTGCCGGCTGAATACCAAAATTGAGGAATGCTTTGAATCCATTAACCTGATGATCCAAGCGATCAATCAAATGCCTTCAGGGAAAGTACTGGAACTTGTTGAGGCTGTTGAACCGTATCGCTTTGCTTTCGGCTTGACCGAAGCCCCGCGCGGCGAGAACATCCACTGGCTGATGACAGGCGAGAACAATACTGTGTACCGCTATAAAATACGGACGCCGTCTTTCTGCAACTGGCCGGCCCTCTGTCATGCCGTCAAAGGCAATATTGTGCCGGACTTTCCGCTGATCAATAAAAGCTTTAACCTTTCCTACGCAGGGAACGATCTCTAA
- a CDS encoding hydrogenase 4 subunit F — protein sequence MGFLLLVIPIIALLLLFILKPKRLLHLVSVSSAVLLLIIAAVLTYKVILYGAIAYSSLGGFFYLDALSMMILDIVLMIGLMAAIFSIGYLEEEVKQGKLPAKKIRLYYMLMVTFIFTMVLALTVKNMGLMWIAIEATTLASAFLVGFYNNRYALEAAWKYVIICSVGIAVALLGIILLHLSSAGILENGSFLDWTALYANAASLKSSVLRLAFIFILVGFGTKAGLAPMHTWLPDAHSQAPSPISAMLSGVLLNSAMYGIIRTTAIVNHNQGSSSFTGRLLIGIGILSIATAAVFILTQKDYKRLLAYSSIEHMGIIAVAIGIFTPLSIFGGLLHMINHSLTKSMLFLSAGNIMQKYDTKQIFKIKGILKTLPISGTVFLLGLFAIAGTPPFSVFASEFSITAAIFNQLNLWVGIVFILLLAAVFAGIAVTLFKMFYGQPDSTEAADPRTGEINIPGTVCLVVLLTAVAAGGIYLPETVRELIIQAQSIVLGTI from the coding sequence ATGGGCTTTTTACTTCTGGTCATTCCAATCATTGCCTTACTGCTGCTCTTTATACTTAAACCGAAGCGGCTGCTGCACCTCGTCAGCGTCTCATCTGCTGTGCTGCTGCTGATCATCGCAGCTGTCCTGACCTATAAAGTCATACTGTATGGAGCGATTGCTTATTCTTCGCTGGGCGGATTTTTCTATCTCGATGCCCTGAGCATGATGATTCTGGATATTGTCCTGATGATAGGTTTGATGGCGGCCATCTTTTCGATCGGTTATCTTGAGGAAGAAGTCAAACAGGGTAAGCTGCCGGCCAAAAAAATCCGGCTGTACTATATGCTGATGGTGACCTTTATTTTTACGATGGTACTGGCGCTGACAGTCAAAAACATGGGTCTGATGTGGATTGCGATTGAAGCGACAACGCTGGCCTCGGCCTTTTTAGTCGGCTTTTATAACAATCGTTATGCGCTGGAAGCTGCCTGGAAGTATGTGATTATCTGTTCTGTCGGTATTGCAGTTGCCCTACTCGGCATCATTTTACTACACCTTTCTTCGGCCGGAATATTGGAGAACGGCTCATTTTTGGACTGGACTGCGCTGTACGCCAACGCGGCATCCTTAAAAAGTTCCGTTCTGCGCCTGGCGTTTATCTTTATTTTGGTCGGATTCGGGACGAAAGCCGGCCTTGCTCCGATGCATACCTGGCTGCCTGATGCGCATAGTCAGGCCCCTTCTCCGATTAGTGCCATGCTGTCCGGTGTTCTTTTGAACAGCGCGATGTATGGCATTATCCGGACGACGGCCATTGTGAATCACAATCAGGGGAGCAGTAGCTTTACCGGGAGGCTCCTCATCGGGATCGGGATTTTATCGATTGCTACCGCGGCTGTATTTATTCTGACGCAGAAGGATTATAAACGGCTTCTGGCTTATTCCAGTATTGAACATATGGGAATTATCGCTGTTGCTATCGGGATCTTTACACCGCTGTCTATTTTTGGCGGGTTGCTGCATATGATCAATCACTCGCTGACCAAATCCATGCTGTTTTTATCTGCCGGTAATATCATGCAGAAATATGACACCAAACAGATTTTCAAGATCAAAGGGATTTTGAAAACGCTGCCTATTTCCGGAACGGTCTTTCTGCTAGGTCTGTTTGCAATTGCCGGAACACCACCCTTCAGCGTATTTGCGAGTGAGTTCAGCATTACCGCCGCAATCTTCAACCAATTAAACCTCTGGGTCGGAATTGTGTTCATTCTGCTTCTGGCGGCTGTCTTTGCCGGAATCGCTGTGACGCTGTTTAAAATGTTTTATGGTCAGCCGGACAGTACGGAGGCTGCTGATCCTAGGACAGGAGAAATCAACATTCCCGGAACAGTCTGCCTGGTTGTTTTACTGACAGCCGTTGCAGCCGGCGGGATCTATCTGCCGGAAACAGTCCGGGAGCTGATCATTCAGGCCCAGAGCATTGTCCTGGGTACAATCTAA